Proteins co-encoded in one Quercus robur chromosome 8, dhQueRobu3.1, whole genome shotgun sequence genomic window:
- the LOC126693986 gene encoding bZIP transcription factor RISBZ1-like produces MTNYFDFFPLPLNNAAVHSDCERACAAALNTVNNTQSHPPIPNTNVFQFTAKIIDNSDEAKCQRRKQANIESAKRSRKRKQDLMKNLEKEVEVLKNTALESSQVHRELKEKCDKAHFENRIAVIDYVTIPLLVYKTELQLMRVTGCHPLNDPLFISMANNAGLNLSDVRKSLLRAPSYPSKVGMQQGQNQTFPNTGLHRAMPG; encoded by the exons ATGACAAACTACTTCGACTTCTTTCCTCTGCCATTGAATAATGCTGCTGTTCATTCTGATTGTGAGCGCGCTTGCGCTGCTGCACTCAATACAGTCAACAATACTCAATCGCACCCTCCAATTCCTAATACTAATG TTTTTCAATTTACGGCAAAGATCATTGACAATTCTGATGAGGCAAAGTGTCAAAGGAG GAAGCAAGCAAATATAGAATCAGCTAAACGgtctagaaaaagaaaacaagactTGATGAAAAACCTTGAGAAAGAG gtTGAAGTTCTTAAGAATACAGCCTTAGAATCATCACAGGTTCACCGGGAGCTTAAAGAAAAGTGTGACAAAGCTCATTTTGAGAATAGAATTGCAGTAATTGATTATGTGACAATACCTTTACTG GTCTATAAGACTGAGCTACAACTTATGAGAGTGACAGGGTGCCACCCGCTTAATGACCCACTTTTTATATCTATGGCTAACAATGCAGGTCTGAATTTGTCGGATGTTAGAAAAAGCCTACTACGTGCACCTTCATATCCAAGCAAAGTTGGCATGCAGCAGGGGCAAAATCAAACTTTTCCAAATACTGGTTTGCATAGGGCTATGCCTGGTTGA